Genomic window (Pyrus communis chromosome 13, drPyrComm1.1, whole genome shotgun sequence):
TAAATGTAGTTGGTTAATTTCCTAGCTTTATTTATGACATTAGCCACCGACTCTTGCTCCCCAACATCTTCAAATATTATATCAATGCAATATGCAGCACAAGGAGTCCAATAAATAGGATACCACTTCATCATTATCTCTCCAGCCTTAACAAAGGCTGAACCATTATTGGTGACAATATGAACAACATTTGACGACCCAACCTCTTTTATGACATCCTTCAACAATTTGGTGATGTACTTTGCATCCTTGGTTTTATTTGAAGCATCCactgattttaaaaaaattgttttcccGTTTGACTAGACCATGAAATTTATTATAGACAACCTCGTCAGGCCAGTCCATCCATCACTCATGATGGTGCATCCATACACGGCCCAACCTTCCTTTACCTTTTCCACATAGGCTTGCATGTATGTGTGTTCCATATCTAAGTACTTATGCTTTATTTCATACGGCGATGGTGTGGCTACGCCTTGACTTAATATAATCGAACTCATATTAGCAATTGGTGTGTTTAGAATATTTAAGTTCAAGAAAGGAAAGTCATAAGGAATAAAGCAAAACCTGCTTGTTAGGCTGCAGCAATCATGTTCTTGAAATGAAGGGAACTTGCTTTTTGAGGAGCCACATTCTCAAGTTGAAGAATTTGCTACAGTATCTTCCAAGTACCTCTGCTGAGTTTCTAATCATGCCTTTGATTGTTCTCTGTTTTGCTCTAGTGTTCTTGTGTGGCATTGGTACTAGAGGAGATCGGAGTGGGTCTCGAAGGCTTTGAGTGTGACGATATTGTGGTTGACTACTACCACTTGCTCCCCTTGCAAATTGTTTGCTTCCCATTCCGTAAACTACTCCTTGTCTAAACCATTATTCTTCCTTCGACGCTTTAATGGCAGCAAGGTAATCTTCTTTCTCCGCAGAGTGCATGTCTGGAGGATATGCATATccatcctcatcatcatcatcatcaacaggATTGTTACTTTTATTGCCTATGTATCCCCCTTTTGTTGTAGATCTTATGTTttcttcaacagatttcttatgTTGTTTGTTAGACTATTTATCCTTTATCCATGCAATTACCTCATTCTTAATATCTGGTGGTACTTCTTTGCACTTCTTTACACTCTTATGTGGATCAAATCCGGCCAAATGATACTTTAACCGTGTAATTCCACCACTTTGAAATGTGGATTCACAAAATGTGCATATTGTGCCATGCTTATTGCCTTCTATTGGACGAGCATATTTCCATGCCACATCAAGACCACTAGGCACACTAGCTCCACTCGGTCTACTACTACTTGCCATTTTTAATCtatcacacttaaatatattaaattaacttaCAATATCAAATCTATCACAAAAATAATACTAACCATGAGGGAGAGCCACATACCTGAAACAGCAGTAAAAAAGAACTTGCAAACAAGGAAAGAAGCTCACATactaaataaaaattgaaaagctcacagagaaagaagagaagtgaagatttggtgccccaaaaaaaagtaaaacaacCTATGATTTAAAGAGGGCTTCTCTTGTGATAACAATGGGAAGTTTTGGGGGTTGGGGGACAATGGTATATGGGCTTTGCAGACTTTATTTTAGGGATTTCATTTGGATGATTCTCTGGCTTTGATAGAAATAAAGGTAGTTAGATTTTTTTGGAGGTATATGAGCAGTGCATTGCATATTGCCAATTGCCTGACttcaaaaagtgaaaaagaaacaaccaaaaagcaaaacaaatattaaatgataaAGAGTTCCACAAGAAGCTTAGACACATGTGCATCATTTTCTTGCGGGTATTAAAGATATATTTGACCAGAAATTTAATATTTGGATTTGTGTATTTCTTTCTCTTCAGATAAGATACGTATGTCCCCTCAATTCATTGTGCATAGATtctttataataataattaatagaTACTCCAAAAAATCTTTTGAATTGGATATTGCCAAAAGCATTCACACATATCTAATCACTGCCCACATACCTCCAAAAAATCTTTTAGGTTTCAATTTGCTtcaaaacttttgaatttttttgggttttgctaTAGGTATCGGGAAATATCGAGAATATCGGCAAAATATCAGAGATATCGCACTTATCGGGGATATATCATCTATATAGGGGAAGATATGGCCTTACCCCCCAGTATCAGTATCGACAGTTGAAAATATCAATATATCGGCCGATATATCGGTGTATCGGCCGATATTTCAATCTTTGGTCCTACTTGAATTCTTCACATTTGAAACTAAAAATGCACATATATTCATTTGGATTGAAATAAACTTTTTGGAATCTAGCTCTTTTGATTTCCCTTCTAAAGATAATTTGCCTATATTTTTTTCAACTTGTTTAGACTAAACATTTAatcttttacaaaatttgattaagaTGGTTTAATCAATTGCTAACTcagcatttatttatttatttaatatatatccACTTCAGCTAGCAAACAACTAATTTTCTACTATCTAGGAGATTTAAATTGGTGactttattaaaaatattaattttgttgcagtcatatttagaatagaaaTGTGATGTGTAAATCCTAGGAGATATGTGAAAGTATCTTATATTTCTATTAGGactaga
Coding sequences:
- the LOC137712125 gene encoding uncharacterized protein, which gives rise to MASSSRPSGASVPSGLDVAWKYARPIEGNKHGTICTFCESTFQSGGITRLKYHLAGFDPHKSVKKCKEVPPDIKNESNGKTIFLKSVDASNKTKDAKYITKLLKDVIKEVGSSNVVHIVTNNGSAFVKAGEIMMKWYPIYWTPCAAYCIDIIFEDVGEQESVANVINKARKLTNYIYNHGWLLAQMRIFCQGDLVRPGAIRFATNYITINSILKKKVGLRQLFTSEEWYNSRFSESEEGKRIESRVLDHRFWDAME